From candidate division WOR-3 bacterium, a single genomic window includes:
- a CDS encoding CDP-alcohol phosphatidyltransferase family protein, with protein sequence MNEIKRYANEVIRFANVPNFLTLSRLFLLPLILLFLITQQFHSALILMLLSWLSDALDGFLARRLNQVTEVGKILDHLVDKIWVGSVFVVLVLTKKLPFSIALGVIIRDLLIVLGGSFLIKRGVIPYSNIFGKLTGFFFALLIVTYTLSIKIIAQPVLYITWSLLIISFFSYIPFFIRNRKGKIKF encoded by the coding sequence ATGAATGAGATAAAGAGATACGCCAATGAAGTGATAAGGTTTGCCAATGTCCCCAACTTCCTCACCCTCTCCCGCCTTTTCCTTCTGCCCCTCATTTTACTCTTTCTCATTACCCAGCAGTTCCATTCCGCCTTAATTTTGATGCTTCTCTCCTGGCTTTCGGATGCCTTGGATGGTTTTCTTGCCCGACGCTTGAACCAGGTGACCGAGGTTGGTAAGATTTTAGACCATCTGGTTGATAAGATCTGGGTGGGGAGTGTCTTTGTGGTTCTGGTGCTGACTAAGAAATTACCATTTTCTATCGCTTTGGGTGTCATCATCCGCGATTTGTTGATTGTCCTCGGGGGCTCTTTTTTAATAAAAAGGGGGGTAATTCCCTATTCCAATATCTTTGGGAAATTGACCGGTTTTTTCTTTGCCCTGCTCATCGTCACTTACACCCTCTCTATTAAAATTATTGCCCAACCGGTTCTCTATATCACCTGGTCTTTACTAATAATCTCCTTTTTCAGTTATATCCCGTTTTTTATCAGGAACCGAAAGGGAAAAATTAAATTTTAA
- a CDS encoding M1 family aminopeptidase translates to MNFLLFFFISWHTGKFSPNQLLAESTHTYDVRFYHLEINLPMSERSYTAKEIVTIKSLVPILDTFSFHFSDLVCDSVKREGINLLWSTGNGYLSITLDEGLPYGESTDITIFYHRDPSIPNNGFLFYPKSGNTLHNIAYTCTEPSDSRTWFACWDEPWDKAERGVELFLTVPDSFSVCANGLLDSVSHNPENRTKTYFWRHSYPIATYLICFASSIYATFSHWHHISPTESLEIKYYIWPEDSIAATNSFRNTPLMMTFFSDTNLYGPYPFEKYGMVSLYPFAWGGMEHQTMTGVHRQWVTQGSEGGIAHELSHQWWGDMVTCFNWANIWLNEGFATYSDALYLGYRNGRAYFLNLMNSRKNIYFQEDASMRFPLYDPPPNQLFAYGHIYCKGSWLQHMLRYIIGDTTAHPGIFFRALRVYGDSFKYKCANTEDYKRILERVTGLNLENFFREWVYLAGYPNYNVLWSKTQEGDSFRVEIDISQNNGNLAPTVFHIPVQVLLKGTTDTVLLTIPIDTSPQINTYYLSFEPNQLTFDPGNWLLHKATVRLGVTELSQKIPSLLEIYPNPFSHYLKINLSLSSPIKGELALFEPTGRKVLIVDRGEIPIGIKNYTLNLRKLKSGVYLLMWNGKSLKKLIKI, encoded by the coding sequence ATGAACTTCTTACTCTTTTTCTTTATCTCCTGGCATACGGGTAAATTTTCTCCAAATCAACTTCTTGCCGAATCAACCCACACCTATGATGTTCGCTTCTATCATCTGGAGATAAATCTACCGATGAGCGAGCGTTCTTATACCGCAAAGGAGATAGTAACAATAAAATCTCTTGTTCCCATCTTAGACACCTTCTCCTTTCATTTCTCAGATCTGGTCTGCGATTCCGTAAAGAGGGAAGGGATAAATCTCCTTTGGTCCACTGGTAATGGTTATCTCTCCATCACCTTGGACGAGGGTTTACCATACGGCGAATCAACCGATATCACTATCTTTTACCACCGCGACCCATCAATTCCCAATAATGGCTTTTTATTCTATCCCAAAAGCGGCAATACTTTACACAATATCGCCTATACCTGCACCGAACCTTCTGATTCAAGAACCTGGTTTGCCTGTTGGGATGAACCTTGGGATAAAGCGGAAAGGGGCGTAGAACTTTTTTTAACCGTTCCCGATTCCTTTTCGGTCTGTGCCAACGGCTTATTGGACTCCGTCAGCCACAATCCGGAAAACAGAACAAAGACCTATTTCTGGCGCCATTCTTACCCAATCGCCACCTATCTTATCTGCTTTGCCTCTTCTATCTACGCCACCTTTTCCCATTGGCATCATATCTCACCAACTGAATCCTTAGAGATTAAGTATTACATTTGGCCCGAAGATTCTATCGCCGCAACCAACTCCTTTCGCAATACCCCTTTAATGATGACCTTCTTCTCCGATACCAACCTTTATGGACCTTATCCCTTTGAAAAATACGGTATGGTCTCCCTCTATCCCTTTGCCTGGGGCGGAATGGAACACCAGACAATGACCGGTGTCCATCGGCAATGGGTAACTCAGGGAAGCGAAGGAGGGATCGCCCACGAACTCTCCCATCAGTGGTGGGGAGATATGGTCACCTGCTTTAACTGGGCAAATATCTGGCTCAATGAGGGCTTTGCCACCTATTCCGATGCCCTTTATCTTGGTTATCGGAACGGTCGCGCCTATTTCTTAAATCTGATGAATAGCCGAAAGAATATCTATTTCCAGGAAGATGCCAGTATGCGCTTTCCCCTTTATGACCCACCACCCAATCAACTATTCGCCTATGGCCATATCTATTGCAAAGGTTCTTGGCTTCAACATATGTTAAGGTACATTATCGGAGACACTACCGCTCATCCCGGAATTTTCTTCCGGGCGCTACGGGTCTATGGCGACTCCTTCAAATATAAATGTGCCAATACCGAAGACTACAAAAGAATCTTAGAAAGGGTTACTGGCTTAAACTTAGAAAATTTCTTCCGGGAATGGGTCTATCTGGCTGGTTATCCCAATTATAATGTTCTCTGGTCAAAAACCCAAGAAGGCGATTCCTTCCGAGTGGAGATAGATATTTCCCAGAATAATGGCAACCTGGCACCAACCGTCTTTCACATCCCAGTGCAAGTCCTCTTAAAGGGAACAACCGATACCGTCTTACTAACCATACCCATTGATACCTCACCCCAAATAAACACTTATTATCTATCTTTTGAACCGAACCAATTGACCTTTGACCCAGGAAATTGGCTTTTACACAAAGCGACCGTCCGCTTGGGAGTAACCGAACTCTCCCAAAAAATTCCTTCTCTCTTAGAGATTTATCCCAATCCCTTCTCCCATTACCTAAAAATTAACCTTTCCCTGTCTTCCCCAATTAAAGGAGAGTTGGCGCTCTTTGAGCCTACCGGAAGAAAGGTCCTAATCGTAGATAGAGGAGAGATTCCCATCGGTATTAAAAACTACACCCTTAATCTCCGGAAATTAAAATCCGGGGTTTATCTTCTGATGTGGAACGGAAAATCCTTAAAGAAGTTGATTAAAATTTAA